One Carassius carassius chromosome 20, fCarCar2.1, whole genome shotgun sequence DNA segment encodes these proteins:
- the LOC132096391 gene encoding SWI/SNF-related matrix-associated actin-dependent regulator of chromatin subfamily D member 3-like isoform X1 has product MDMEDSAGGARKATKSKLFEFLVHGVRPGMTSGARMPHQGAPMGPPGPPYGGTPPIRPGMPNPTLDPNRKRPAPTQPVQSPPVQNRPRKKPLGFPAANEISARQMDMRDAQSDPSVGSFNAKRRKMADKILPQRIRELVPESQAYMDLLAFERKLDQTIMRKRVDIQEALKRPMKQKRKLRLYISNTFNPAKPDVEDSEGSIASWELRVEGKLLDDPGKQKRKFSSFFKSLVIELDKDLYGPDNHLVEWHRTATSQETDGFQVKRPGDVNVRCTLLLMLDYQPPQFKLDPRLARLLGIHTQTRSCIIQALWQYVKTNKMQDSHEKEYINCDKYFQQIFDGPRLKFCEIPQRLTNLLLPPDPIVINHVISVDPNDQKKTACYDIDVEVDDPLKSQMNGFLLSTANHQEIASLDNKIHETIESINQLKIQRDFMLSFSRDPKGYIQDWICSQNRDLKLMTDTVGNPEEERRAEFYNQPWSQEAVSRYFYCKIQQRRQELEQALAMRTT; this is encoded by the exons ATGGACATGGAGGATTCTGCCGGAGGAGCTCGTAAAGCCACCAAGAGTAAACTGTTTGAGTTTCTCGTCCATGGAGTG CGTCCAGGGATGACCTCAGGGGCACGGATGCCTCATCAAGGCGCTCCCATGGGGCCTCCTGGACCTCCGTATGGAGGAACACCGCCGATTCGGCCAGGGATGCCTAACCCAACCCTAGACCCCAACCGAAAACGTCCTGCCCCAACCCAGCCAGTGCAATCTCCCCCTGTCCAGAACCGTCCCAGAAA GAAACCACTTGGATTTCCAGCAGCAAATGAGATATCTGCAAGACAGATGGACATGAGAGACGCCCAATCAGATCCTTCAGTTGGATCCTTCAA TGCCAAGAGAAGAAAAATGGCAGACAAGATTCTCCCTCAGAGG ATCCGGGAACTGGTGCCAGAGTCCCAGGCGTACATGGACCTCCTGGCTTTTGAGCGCAAACTTGACCAAACCATTATGAGGAAGAGAGTGGATATACAAGAAGCCCTCAAAAGACCAATGAAG CAAAAGCGAAAGCTACGATTGTACATTTCAAACACTTTCAACCCTGCCAAACCTGACGTAGAGGACTCTGAGGGCAGCATTGCATCCTGGGAGCTGCGTGTAGAGGGCAAGTTATTGGATGAT CCTGGAAAACAAAAGAGGAAGTTTTCATCTTTCTTTAAGAGCCTTGTTATTGAGCTGGATAAGGATCTGTACGGCCCTGACAACCACTTAGTGGAG TGGCACCGCACTGCAACGAGCCAAGAGACAGATGGCTTCCAGGTGAAGAGGCCTGGCGATGTGAATGTGCGCTGTACCCTCTTGCTCATGCTGGATTACCAG CCTCCTCAGTTTAAGTTGGATCCTCGCCTTGCACGTCTTCTTGGCATCCACACTCAAACCCGCTCCTGCATCATCCAGGCTTTATGGCAGTACGTCAAAACCAACAAGATGCAGGATTCTCATGAAAAGGAGTACATCAACTGTGATAAATATTTTCAGCAG ATCTTTGACGGTCCTCGTCTGAAGTTTTGTGAGATTCCCCAGCGACTAACCAATCTATTGCTCCCGCCTGATCCTATTGTGATTAATCATGTTATCAG TGTGGATCCAAATGATCAGAAGAAGACAGCCTGCTATGACATTGATGTTGAAGTTGATGATCCTCTGAAGAGTCAGATGAATGGTTTCCTGCTGTCCACAGCCAATCATCAAGAGATTGCATCCCTAGACAACAAG ATCCATGAAACTATTGAGTCCATCAACCAGCTGAAGATTCAAAGAGATTTCATGCTCAGCTTCTCCAGGGACCCCAAGGGCTACATCCAGGACTGGATCTGCTCCCAGAACCGGGACCTTAAG CTGATGACAGATACAGTTGGAAATCCAGAGGAAGAGAGAAGAGCAGAGTTTTATAACCAGCCCTGGTCTCAGGAAGCTGTCAGCCGCTACTTCTATTGCAAG ATTCAACAACGACGACAGGAGCTTGAACAAGCTTTGGCCATGCGAACCACCTAA
- the LOC132096391 gene encoding SWI/SNF-related matrix-associated actin-dependent regulator of chromatin subfamily D member 3-like isoform X3: MDMEDSAGGARKATKSKLFEFLVHGVRPGMTSGARMPHQGAPMGPPGPPYGGTPPIRPGMPNPTLDPNRKRPAPTQPVQSPPVQNRPRNAKRRKMADKILPQRIRELVPESQAYMDLLAFERKLDQTIMRKRVDIQEALKRPMKQKRKLRLYISNTFNPAKPDVEDSEGSIASWELRVEGKLLDDPGKQKRKFSSFFKSLVIELDKDLYGPDNHLVEWHRTATSQETDGFQVKRPGDVNVRCTLLLMLDYQPPQFKLDPRLARLLGIHTQTRSCIIQALWQYVKTNKMQDSHEKEYINCDKYFQQIFDGPRLKFCEIPQRLTNLLLPPDPIVINHVISVDPNDQKKTACYDIDVEVDDPLKSQMNGFLLSTANHQEIASLDNKIHETIESINQLKIQRDFMLSFSRDPKGYIQDWICSQNRDLKLMTDTVGNPEEERRAEFYNQPWSQEAVSRYFYCKIQQRRQELEQALAMRTT; encoded by the exons ATGGACATGGAGGATTCTGCCGGAGGAGCTCGTAAAGCCACCAAGAGTAAACTGTTTGAGTTTCTCGTCCATGGAGTG CGTCCAGGGATGACCTCAGGGGCACGGATGCCTCATCAAGGCGCTCCCATGGGGCCTCCTGGACCTCCGTATGGAGGAACACCGCCGATTCGGCCAGGGATGCCTAACCCAACCCTAGACCCCAACCGAAAACGTCCTGCCCCAACCCAGCCAGTGCAATCTCCCCCTGTCCAGAACCGTCCCAGAAA TGCCAAGAGAAGAAAAATGGCAGACAAGATTCTCCCTCAGAGG ATCCGGGAACTGGTGCCAGAGTCCCAGGCGTACATGGACCTCCTGGCTTTTGAGCGCAAACTTGACCAAACCATTATGAGGAAGAGAGTGGATATACAAGAAGCCCTCAAAAGACCAATGAAG CAAAAGCGAAAGCTACGATTGTACATTTCAAACACTTTCAACCCTGCCAAACCTGACGTAGAGGACTCTGAGGGCAGCATTGCATCCTGGGAGCTGCGTGTAGAGGGCAAGTTATTGGATGAT CCTGGAAAACAAAAGAGGAAGTTTTCATCTTTCTTTAAGAGCCTTGTTATTGAGCTGGATAAGGATCTGTACGGCCCTGACAACCACTTAGTGGAG TGGCACCGCACTGCAACGAGCCAAGAGACAGATGGCTTCCAGGTGAAGAGGCCTGGCGATGTGAATGTGCGCTGTACCCTCTTGCTCATGCTGGATTACCAG CCTCCTCAGTTTAAGTTGGATCCTCGCCTTGCACGTCTTCTTGGCATCCACACTCAAACCCGCTCCTGCATCATCCAGGCTTTATGGCAGTACGTCAAAACCAACAAGATGCAGGATTCTCATGAAAAGGAGTACATCAACTGTGATAAATATTTTCAGCAG ATCTTTGACGGTCCTCGTCTGAAGTTTTGTGAGATTCCCCAGCGACTAACCAATCTATTGCTCCCGCCTGATCCTATTGTGATTAATCATGTTATCAG TGTGGATCCAAATGATCAGAAGAAGACAGCCTGCTATGACATTGATGTTGAAGTTGATGATCCTCTGAAGAGTCAGATGAATGGTTTCCTGCTGTCCACAGCCAATCATCAAGAGATTGCATCCCTAGACAACAAG ATCCATGAAACTATTGAGTCCATCAACCAGCTGAAGATTCAAAGAGATTTCATGCTCAGCTTCTCCAGGGACCCCAAGGGCTACATCCAGGACTGGATCTGCTCCCAGAACCGGGACCTTAAG CTGATGACAGATACAGTTGGAAATCCAGAGGAAGAGAGAAGAGCAGAGTTTTATAACCAGCCCTGGTCTCAGGAAGCTGTCAGCCGCTACTTCTATTGCAAG ATTCAACAACGACGACAGGAGCTTGAACAAGCTTTGGCCATGCGAACCACCTAA
- the LOC132096391 gene encoding SWI/SNF-related matrix-associated actin-dependent regulator of chromatin subfamily D member 3-like isoform X2 — protein MERKRPGMTSGARMPHQGAPMGPPGPPYGGTPPIRPGMPNPTLDPNRKRPAPTQPVQSPPVQNRPRKKPLGFPAANEISARQMDMRDAQSDPSVGSFNAKRRKMADKILPQRIRELVPESQAYMDLLAFERKLDQTIMRKRVDIQEALKRPMKQKRKLRLYISNTFNPAKPDVEDSEGSIASWELRVEGKLLDDPGKQKRKFSSFFKSLVIELDKDLYGPDNHLVEWHRTATSQETDGFQVKRPGDVNVRCTLLLMLDYQPPQFKLDPRLARLLGIHTQTRSCIIQALWQYVKTNKMQDSHEKEYINCDKYFQQIFDGPRLKFCEIPQRLTNLLLPPDPIVINHVISVDPNDQKKTACYDIDVEVDDPLKSQMNGFLLSTANHQEIASLDNKIHETIESINQLKIQRDFMLSFSRDPKGYIQDWICSQNRDLKLMTDTVGNPEEERRAEFYNQPWSQEAVSRYFYCKIQQRRQELEQALAMRTT, from the exons ATGGAAAGAAAG CGTCCAGGGATGACCTCAGGGGCACGGATGCCTCATCAAGGCGCTCCCATGGGGCCTCCTGGACCTCCGTATGGAGGAACACCGCCGATTCGGCCAGGGATGCCTAACCCAACCCTAGACCCCAACCGAAAACGTCCTGCCCCAACCCAGCCAGTGCAATCTCCCCCTGTCCAGAACCGTCCCAGAAA GAAACCACTTGGATTTCCAGCAGCAAATGAGATATCTGCAAGACAGATGGACATGAGAGACGCCCAATCAGATCCTTCAGTTGGATCCTTCAA TGCCAAGAGAAGAAAAATGGCAGACAAGATTCTCCCTCAGAGG ATCCGGGAACTGGTGCCAGAGTCCCAGGCGTACATGGACCTCCTGGCTTTTGAGCGCAAACTTGACCAAACCATTATGAGGAAGAGAGTGGATATACAAGAAGCCCTCAAAAGACCAATGAAG CAAAAGCGAAAGCTACGATTGTACATTTCAAACACTTTCAACCCTGCCAAACCTGACGTAGAGGACTCTGAGGGCAGCATTGCATCCTGGGAGCTGCGTGTAGAGGGCAAGTTATTGGATGAT CCTGGAAAACAAAAGAGGAAGTTTTCATCTTTCTTTAAGAGCCTTGTTATTGAGCTGGATAAGGATCTGTACGGCCCTGACAACCACTTAGTGGAG TGGCACCGCACTGCAACGAGCCAAGAGACAGATGGCTTCCAGGTGAAGAGGCCTGGCGATGTGAATGTGCGCTGTACCCTCTTGCTCATGCTGGATTACCAG CCTCCTCAGTTTAAGTTGGATCCTCGCCTTGCACGTCTTCTTGGCATCCACACTCAAACCCGCTCCTGCATCATCCAGGCTTTATGGCAGTACGTCAAAACCAACAAGATGCAGGATTCTCATGAAAAGGAGTACATCAACTGTGATAAATATTTTCAGCAG ATCTTTGACGGTCCTCGTCTGAAGTTTTGTGAGATTCCCCAGCGACTAACCAATCTATTGCTCCCGCCTGATCCTATTGTGATTAATCATGTTATCAG TGTGGATCCAAATGATCAGAAGAAGACAGCCTGCTATGACATTGATGTTGAAGTTGATGATCCTCTGAAGAGTCAGATGAATGGTTTCCTGCTGTCCACAGCCAATCATCAAGAGATTGCATCCCTAGACAACAAG ATCCATGAAACTATTGAGTCCATCAACCAGCTGAAGATTCAAAGAGATTTCATGCTCAGCTTCTCCAGGGACCCCAAGGGCTACATCCAGGACTGGATCTGCTCCCAGAACCGGGACCTTAAG CTGATGACAGATACAGTTGGAAATCCAGAGGAAGAGAGAAGAGCAGAGTTTTATAACCAGCCCTGGTCTCAGGAAGCTGTCAGCCGCTACTTCTATTGCAAG ATTCAACAACGACGACAGGAGCTTGAACAAGCTTTGGCCATGCGAACCACCTAA